One Phocoena phocoena chromosome 5, mPhoPho1.1, whole genome shotgun sequence genomic window, AAGCACCAGTTATATATAGATGAGACTGTGAACAGTAATATTCCAACTAAACTTCGTGTGCTCCGTTCAATTCTGGAAAATCTGAGaagcaaaatacaaaaattagAATCGGATGTCTCAACTCAGATGGAATACTGCCGCAGCCCGTGTACTGTCACTTGCAATATTCCTGTGGTGTCTGGCAGAGGTAGCTAGTTAAGACACATATTTCTAGTAGGTTCCAGAAGAACTCACACTCTCTAAAAATAAGAGAACTAAAAGAAGTCCAGTGGATTTTCCCAACAGATCCTAATGACATCTTAGCACATCATGAAGATATCCCTAGCATGCCTAATACATTTGCCAGTTTTTGATGAGTAGGAAGCAGTGTAATTATGGTGGTAGCTCCATGGGTGTAATGTACATGCTTGCTTGAAAAGATGCTGGAATCATGGATACATACATGTAAGGATTTCTCCATCATGTGGGTTCTGGAAGTTTATGGATATCCCAGGACACAAAAGGTAGAGAAGAGCTTTTTCACCCCCTTGGCAGATAGAATTCCTTGAAACTGAGTTTGATTTTTAGTAAAAGGAAGATTCAGTTTCTACAACATGTTCTcaaatgtctaaaataaaatgttccttAGTATCTATGTAATCAGTTATCTTAAAAACTTAGTGACTAAAGACAAGGTAATGATGTTGTAATTCCTAAATATAATGTTATCTTATGGTTGCAGAATGTGAGGAAATTATCAGGAATGGAGGTGAAACATCTGAAATGTATCTCATTCAGCCTGACAGTTCTACCAAACCATATAGAGTATACTGTGATATGAAAACAGAAAGAGGAGGTAAGTGTTTGATAGCTTTTGACCTATTATGCTGAAATTACTTTAATGCCAGGAAATAAAACCTAGCTTTAACGTAGCTAACAATGAGCCATTTGATTTGGAATTCAATCTGATGTTTTAGAATATCTCTGATTCACAATTTGGGGTAAGATAAGGCACTTGCAGTTTCCAAAGATTTTGCGAGTTTTCCTCtcacatttatttccttattatatCTATTTTGGAGCGCTAAATATCAATGGGCATGAATTAAATGGACAAAGAATTCAGACATTGCCCTCAAAGTGACATTATTTGTTAGTGGTAATGtgtgttattttgtttctttcaaccAAAGGATGGACAGTAATTCAGAACCGTCAAGATGGTAGCGTTGACTTTGGCAGGAAATGGGATCCATATAAGGAAGGATTTGGAAATATTGCAACCAATGCAGATGGGAAAAAATACTGTGGTGTACCAGGTAAAAGCTAGgagtacaaaataaaatcattcttttttagattatttttctccatttaaaaaacatagtGTTGGTAGTCTGTTTTTAGGAGTTTTAGGAGGTTAAGAAGAATTTACAAAAAGAGTATAAAAGCCAATGATGAGGGGGaaaagccagttttttttttaaaggttttatttttggtgagattttattttatttttcctttaggtGAGTATTGGCTTGGAAATGACAAAATTAGTCAGCTTACCAGGTTGGGACCCACAAAGCTTTTTATTGAAATGGAGGACTGGAAAGGAGATAAGGTGACAGCATTCTATGAAGGATTCACTGTACAGAATGAGGCCAACAAATATCAACTCTCAGTGAGCAAATACAAGGGCACAGCTGGCAATGCCCTCATAGAAGGAGCTTCTCAACTGGTGGGAGAAAACCGGACTATGACCATCCACAACAGCATGTTCTTCAGCACATACGACAGAGACAACGATGGCTGGTACGTGCTGGTTCTTCCCTCCTGCTTTTCGCACCGCTGCTAACATAGCTGCTTGGAGTCATTAATGATCACTAATGTGATTAGTGACTCTCATTTCTTGGGTACTTcctgtgtgccagccactgtgctaagCTCTTTCTGGGTCACTCTAAAGCACTCCAGCTATAACGTATGCCATTActctcctcattttacaaatgaaaattagagagattaagtaatttacaCAAAATCACATAACCATAAAAGATACAACTGGAATTTGAGCACAGTTACAAAGTAGTGCGTACTTAGACAGATTTCCCTGTCTCTAAATTGGACTGTGTATATCAAAACCTCCATTTTGTTTTCCAGGGATCTGTAACACTAAGGGATCTGAAAGCTATCATTTCAGGATAAAGTAACAAATATAGATTAATTTGCCACATAGGCCcagttctctccctttctttctataGGGCAGAGAAGACCTTTGCTGTGTAATTGCGACTTTACATATAGAACCAGAGGGAAGGAATATTGCACCCAGCACTTCTCTGTGCGTACTTTGCAAAGAATTAACTTGAGGGCACTGCAGTTCTAATAACCCCAAACAAATTTCCTTTCAGGAAAACTGCAGATCCCAGAAAGCAGTGTTCTAAAGAGGATGGTGGTGGATGGTGGTATAATAGATGTCATGCGGCCAATCCAAATGGCAGATACTACTGGGGTGGCCCTTATACCTGGGACATGGCAAAGCACGGCACAGACGACGGAGTGGTGTGGATGAACTGGCAGGGGTCCTGGTACTCGATGAAGAAGATGTCCATGAAGATCAGGCCCTACTTCCCAGAGCAATAGTCCTCCACACATAGATTATTATTCTTCCCTATGTGACAACATTTTTATATATCATgtcatcagaattttttttcataccTTATATCCCTCTAAAGCTATCAAAATGTATTAAGTGTGACTTTTTGGAAACAGTACTTAGGCAAATGACATTTAAAACAGCACatgattttctttcatattcatCATTTCTATTGCATACCAAGATGTAACTAAAAGGATGACTGTGGATAGTCAGTGTTCATAATTTCAGTGGATTGTGAAAAGTTTCAAATTAGGAAGAGAAATGTCCTATCCTTGTGGGAAAACTGTGAGGTGAACTAAAAACCTGTGTTTAAAAGTCCACTTTTAAACCTCTCTTTATTTATGTAAGATCTGTCACAGAAAACTCAAAAAGATTTATTCATTAA contains:
- the FGB gene encoding fibrinogen beta chain isoform X2, with the translated sequence MVSWNFQKFKTMKHLLLLLLCVFIVKGQAIDDYDEFHLDARGHRPYDRKREEAPSLRPVPAPISGDGYKPRPAKTANRQKKLERKPPDADGCLHADPDLGVLCPTGCQLQDTLVKEERPTRKNVEELITNIESVSQTASSTFQYITLLRNLWKERQKQVKDNDNVINEYSSQLEKHQLYIDETVNSNIPTKLRVLRSILENLRSKIQKLESDVSTQMEYCRSPCTVTCNIPVVSGRECEEIIRNGGETSEMYLIQPDSSTKPYRVYCDMKTERGGWTVIQNRQDGSVDFGRKWDPYKEGFGNIATNADGKKYCGVPGEYWLGNDKISQLTRLGPTKLFIEMEDWKGDKVTAFYEGFTVQNEANKYQLSVSKYKGTAGNALIEGASQLVGENRTMTIHNSMFFSTYDRDNDGWKTADPRKQCSKEDGGGWWYNRCHAANPNGRYYWGGPYTWDMAKHGTDDGVVWMNWQGSWYSMKKMSMKIRPYFPEQ
- the FGB gene encoding fibrinogen beta chain isoform X1 encodes the protein MVSWNFQKFKTMKHLLLLLLCVFIVKGQAIDDYDEEEDVRANFHLDARGHRPYDRKREEAPSLRPVPAPISGDGYKPRPAKTANRQKKLERKPPDADGCLHADPDLGVLCPTGCQLQDTLVKEERPTRKNVEELITNIESVSQTASSTFQYITLLRNLWKERQKQVKDNDNVINEYSSQLEKHQLYIDETVNSNIPTKLRVLRSILENLRSKIQKLESDVSTQMEYCRSPCTVTCNIPVVSGRECEEIIRNGGETSEMYLIQPDSSTKPYRVYCDMKTERGGWTVIQNRQDGSVDFGRKWDPYKEGFGNIATNADGKKYCGVPGEYWLGNDKISQLTRLGPTKLFIEMEDWKGDKVTAFYEGFTVQNEANKYQLSVSKYKGTAGNALIEGASQLVGENRTMTIHNSMFFSTYDRDNDGWKTADPRKQCSKEDGGGWWYNRCHAANPNGRYYWGGPYTWDMAKHGTDDGVVWMNWQGSWYSMKKMSMKIRPYFPEQ
- the FGB gene encoding fibrinogen beta chain isoform X6, producing MVSWNFQKFKTMKHLLLLLLCVFIVKGQAIDDYDEFHLDARGHRPYDRKREEAPSLRPVPAPISGDGYKPRPAKTANRQKKLERKPPDADGCLHADPDLGVLCPTGCQLQDTLVKEERPTRKNVEELITNIESVSQTASSTFQYITLLRNLWKERQKQVKDNDNVINEYSSQLEKHQLYIDETVNSNIPTKLRVLRSILENLRSKIQKLESDVSTQMEYCRSPCTVTCNIPVVSGRECEEIIRNGGETSEMYLIQPDSSTKPYRVYCDMKTERGGWTVIQNRQDGSVDFGRKWDPYKEGFGNIATNADGKKYCGVPGEYWLGNDKISQLTRLGPTKLFIEMEDWKGDKVTAFYEGFTVQNEANKYQLSVSKYKGTAGNALIEGASQLVGENRTMTIHNSMFFSTYDRDNDGCMKIRPYFPEQ
- the FGB gene encoding fibrinogen beta chain isoform X3, whose protein sequence is MVSWNFQKFKTMKHLLLLLLCVFIVKGQAIDDYDEFHLDARGHRPYDRKREEAPSLRPVPAPISGDGYKPRPAKTANRQKKLERKPPDADGCLHADPDLGVLCPTGCQLQDTLVKEERPTRKNVEELITNIESVSQTASSTFQYITLLRNLWKERQKQVKDNDNVINEYSSQLEKHQLYIDETVNSNIPTKLRVLRSILENLRSKIQKLESDVSTQMEYCRSPCTVTCNIPVVSGRECEEIIRNGGETSEMYLIQPDSSTKPYRVYCDMKTERGVIQNRQDGSVDFGRKWDPYKEGFGNIATNADGKKYCGVPGEYWLGNDKISQLTRLGPTKLFIEMEDWKGDKVTAFYEGFTVQNEANKYQLSVSKYKGTAGNALIEGASQLVGENRTMTIHNSMFFSTYDRDNDGWKTADPRKQCSKEDGGGWWYNRCHAANPNGRYYWGGPYTWDMAKHGTDDGVVWMNWQGSWYSMKKMSMKIRPYFPEQ
- the FGB gene encoding fibrinogen beta chain isoform X4; the protein is MVSWNFQKFKTMKHLLLLLLCVFIVKGQAIDDYDEFHLDARGHRPYDRKREEAPSLRPVPAPISGDGYKPRPAKTANRQKKLERKPPDADGCLHADPDLYITLLRNLWKERQKQVKDNDNVINEYSSQLEKHQLYIDETVNSNIPTKLRVLRSILENLRSKIQKLESDVSTQMEYCRSPCTVTCNIPVVSGRECEEIIRNGGETSEMYLIQPDSSTKPYRVYCDMKTERGGWTVIQNRQDGSVDFGRKWDPYKEGFGNIATNADGKKYCGVPGEYWLGNDKISQLTRLGPTKLFIEMEDWKGDKVTAFYEGFTVQNEANKYQLSVSKYKGTAGNALIEGASQLVGENRTMTIHNSMFFSTYDRDNDGWKTADPRKQCSKEDGGGWWYNRCHAANPNGRYYWGGPYTWDMAKHGTDDGVVWMNWQGSWYSMKKMSMKIRPYFPEQ
- the FGB gene encoding fibrinogen beta chain isoform X5: MVSWNFQKFKTMKHLLLLLLCVFIVKGQAIDDYDEFHLDARGHRPYDRKREEAPSLRPERPTRKNVEELITNIESVSQTASSTFQYITLLRNLWKERQKQVKDNDNVINEYSSQLEKHQLYIDETVNSNIPTKLRVLRSILENLRSKIQKLESDVSTQMEYCRSPCTVTCNIPVVSGRECEEIIRNGGETSEMYLIQPDSSTKPYRVYCDMKTERGGWTVIQNRQDGSVDFGRKWDPYKEGFGNIATNADGKKYCGVPGEYWLGNDKISQLTRLGPTKLFIEMEDWKGDKVTAFYEGFTVQNEANKYQLSVSKYKGTAGNALIEGASQLVGENRTMTIHNSMFFSTYDRDNDGWKTADPRKQCSKEDGGGWWYNRCHAANPNGRYYWGGPYTWDMAKHGTDDGVVWMNWQGSWYSMKKMSMKIRPYFPEQ
- the FGB gene encoding fibrinogen beta chain isoform X7, which produces MVSWNFQKFKTMKHLLLLLLCVFIVKGQAIDDYDEFHLDARGHRPYDRKREEAPSLRPVPAPISGDGYKPRPAKTANRQKKLERKPPDADGCLHADPDLGVLCPTGCQLQDTLVKEERPTRKNVEELITNIESVSQTASSTFQYITLLRNLWKERQKQVKDNDNVINEYSSQLEKHQLYIDETVNSNIPTKLRVLRSILENLRSKIQKLESDVSTQMEYCRSPCTVTCNIPVVSGRECEEIIRNGGDKVTAFYEGFTVQNEANKYQLSVSKYKGTAGNALIEGASQLVGENRTMTIHNSMFFSTYDRDNDGWKTADPRKQCSKEDGGGWWYNRCHAANPNGRYYWGGPYTWDMAKHGTDDGVVWMNWQGSWYSMKKMSMKIRPYFPEQ